One window of the Eschrichtius robustus isolate mEscRob2 chromosome X, mEscRob2.pri, whole genome shotgun sequence genome contains the following:
- the RAP2C gene encoding ras-related protein Rap-2c: MREYKVVVLGSGGVGKSALTVQFVTGTFIEKYDPTIEDFYRKEIEVDSSPSVLEILDTAGTEQFASMRDLYIKNGQGFILVYSLVNQQSFQDIKPMRDQIVRVKRYEKVPLILVGNKVDLEPEREVMSSEGRALAQEWGCPFMETSAKSKSMVDELFAEIVRQMNYSSLPEKQDQCCTTCVVQ; encoded by the exons ATGAGGGAATACAAGGTAGTGGTGTTAGGGAGCGGAGGGGTTGGCAAATCTGCCCTGACTGTGCAGTTTGTCACTGGGACTTTCATTGAGAAATATGACCCCACCATTGAAGATTTCTACCGCAAAGAGATCGAAGTGGACTCTTCCCCCTCCGTGCTGGAAATTCTGGACACCGCAGGAACTGAGCAGTTTGCCTCCATGAGAGATCTGTACATCAAAAACGGCCAAGGTTTCATCCTGGTTTATAGTCTGGTTAATCAACAGTCTTTTCAG GATATCAAGCCAATGAGAGATCAGATTGTCAGAGTGAAGAGATATGAAAAAGTCCCACTGATCCTAGTAGGAAATAAAGTGGATCTGGAACCAGAACGAGAGGTTATGTCTTCAGAAGGCAGAGCTCTGGCTCAAGAATGGGGCTGTCCTTTCATGGAGACATCGGCAAAAAGTAAATCAATGGTGGATGAACTTTTTGCCGAGATCGTCAGGCAAATGAACTATTCTTCCCTGCCCGAGAAGCAAGATCAGTGTTGTACAACTTGCGTtgtccagtaa